Proteins from a genomic interval of Methanofollis formosanus:
- a CDS encoding FeoB small GTPase domain-containing protein, which produces MQNKNTNTRTVLMVGNPNVGKSALFNRLTGAEAVVSNYPGTTVDVMKGNLIDGGTAYEIIDVPGAYSLEPRDAAEEVAVRILNEHPDAVVLLVLDATRLERGLYLSLEVMERGAPVLVVLNMMDAARAKSIKVDARRLQNLLGVPVVQTSATMGEGIKDLAAMLRKAQSADVAAISARSNGSSPETARLSRCSGCAGCGGCE; this is translated from the coding sequence ATGCAAAATAAGAACACCAATACCCGCACCGTCCTGATGGTCGGGAACCCCAACGTCGGCAAGAGCGCCCTCTTCAACCGCCTCACCGGGGCCGAGGCCGTCGTTTCCAATTATCCGGGCACGACCGTCGACGTCATGAAGGGCAACCTGATCGACGGCGGCACGGCCTATGAGATCATCGACGTGCCGGGCGCCTACTCGCTCGAGCCGCGGGACGCCGCTGAGGAGGTAGCCGTCCGGATCCTGAACGAACACCCCGACGCCGTCGTGCTCCTTGTCCTCGACGCCACCCGCCTGGAACGCGGGCTCTACCTCAGCCTCGAGGTGATGGAGCGGGGTGCGCCGGTGCTCGTCGTCCTCAATATGATGGACGCCGCCCGCGCGAAATCGATCAAAGTCGACGCCCGCCGCCTGCAGAACCTCCTGGGCGTCCCGGTCGTCCAGACCTCGGCAACGATGGGGGAGGGGATCAAGGACCTGGCCGCGATGCTCAGGAAGGCGCAGTCAGCCGACGTCGCCGCCATCTCCGCACGATCAAACGGTTCGTCGCCTGAGACCGCCCGTCTGAGCAGGTGCTCAGGCTGTGCCGGGTGCGGGGGGTGCGAGTGA
- a CDS encoding nucleoside recognition domain-containing protein, which yields MGLTADERWDLVDRVAGKVVSTGVSRRGLADALGDLTVKPLTGLPVALAVLYAFWSVFCSFAGDLVTDGFMVKFFDNHWLPWLQSAWPDPNSIHYFLFVGDPLADNCFEAFGVLTSGLFVSIGVVLPAVLIFYLTMTLLEDSGYLPRLAVLADTFLHKIGLHGYAIVPTILGLGCNVPAVTATRVLETKKQRFLMMTLLAIFVPCGAQLGIMLAVIPDLVGWVILYLLIGFAVFGFLLDRLIPGENPEILIDVPPYRWPIRENVTKKLWNRTKGFLKEAIPFVWLGILIVNVLYLTGVIQALSNLLAPIFITWFGVPSETVAPLIAAFLRKDLAVAQLSTIAMTPYQMITSVVLISIYFPCVATFVIMLREGWKQLLAAIAVLAVVVLTYGGVIHGIGILLGVA from the coding sequence ATGGGCCTCACCGCAGACGAGCGCTGGGACCTCGTCGACCGTGTCGCAGGCAAAGTTGTCTCGACCGGCGTCTCGCGCCGCGGCCTTGCCGACGCCCTCGGCGACCTCACCGTCAAACCGCTCACCGGCCTGCCGGTCGCGCTCGCCGTCCTGTATGCCTTCTGGAGCGTCTTCTGCTCGTTCGCCGGCGACTTGGTCACCGACGGCTTCATGGTCAAGTTCTTCGACAACCACTGGCTCCCCTGGCTCCAGAGCGCCTGGCCCGACCCGAACAGTATTCACTACTTCCTCTTCGTCGGCGACCCGCTCGCGGACAACTGCTTCGAGGCCTTTGGTGTCCTGACTTCAGGGCTCTTTGTCTCCATCGGCGTCGTCCTCCCGGCGGTGCTCATCTTCTACCTGACGATGACCCTCCTTGAGGACTCGGGGTATCTGCCGCGGCTTGCGGTTCTGGCCGACACCTTCCTCCACAAGATCGGGCTCCACGGGTACGCGATCGTCCCAACGATCCTGGGCCTCGGGTGCAATGTCCCGGCCGTCACGGCGACCAGGGTACTGGAGACGAAGAAACAGCGTTTCCTGATGATGACGCTCCTTGCGATCTTCGTCCCGTGCGGGGCACAACTCGGGATCATGCTTGCTGTCATCCCTGACCTGGTGGGATGGGTCATCCTGTATCTGCTCATCGGTTTCGCGGTCTTCGGGTTCCTCCTTGACCGCCTGATACCAGGGGAGAACCCCGAGATCCTCATCGACGTCCCGCCATACCGGTGGCCGATCCGCGAGAACGTGACGAAGAAACTCTGGAACCGGACCAAAGGTTTCCTCAAGGAGGCGATCCCCTTTGTCTGGCTCGGCATCCTCATCGTCAACGTCCTGTATCTCACCGGCGTGATCCAGGCTCTCTCCAACCTGCTGGCGCCCATCTTTATCACGTGGTTCGGGGTGCCGTCCGAGACGGTCGCACCGCTGATTGCCGCATTCCTCAGGAAGGACCTTGCGGTCGCTCAGCTCTCCACCATCGCCATGACGCCGTACCAGATGATCACCTCGGTCGTCCTGATCTCCATCTACTTCCCGTGCGTGGCCACCTTCGTGATCATGCTCCGTGAGGGCTGGAAGCAGCTCCTGGCCGCTATTGCGGTCCTGGCTGTGGTCGTTCTCACATACGGCGGCGTGATCCACGGGATCGGCATTCTCCTGGGGGTGGCATAA
- a CDS encoding FeoA family protein translates to MEYGETGVVIELLGSRHDLNCLGIRKGKRLEMITRQPIKGPAVVLAEGVEVAMGLEIAALVVVEV, encoded by the coding sequence ATGGAATATGGCGAGACCGGGGTTGTCATCGAACTCCTTGGTTCTCGTCACGATTTAAACTGCCTTGGCATCAGAAAAGGAAAACGCCTGGAGATGATCACCAGACAACCGATCAAGGGCCCGGCAGTTGTCCTTGCAGAAGGGGTCGAGGTCGCCATGGGCCTTGAGATCGCCGCCCTGGTGGTGGTCGAGGTCTAA
- a CDS encoding metal-dependent transcriptional regulator: MVKVQGVIALTRKAEDYLEAILNVSLEKGYARTKDVAGELDVSPSSVVEMFQKLDRMGLVEYRKYEGVTLRPEGEKVAWVIKSRHDTLKSFLMLIEVPEDVADKDACFMEHELHPETIEQIGVLVEYFRNGTGSSDARERFSAFCKKFHFERRQR; the protein is encoded by the coding sequence ATGGTAAAGGTACAGGGCGTGATTGCCCTCACCAGAAAAGCCGAAGACTACCTTGAGGCCATCCTCAATGTCTCTCTTGAGAAGGGTTATGCCAGGACCAAGGATGTCGCCGGCGAACTCGACGTCAGCCCCTCAAGCGTCGTGGAGATGTTCCAGAAACTCGACCGGATGGGTCTGGTCGAGTATCGGAAGTACGAGGGCGTGACGCTCAGGCCGGAGGGAGAGAAGGTCGCCTGGGTGATCAAGTCCAGGCACGACACGCTCAAGTCGTTCCTGATGCTCATCGAGGTGCCCGAAGATGTCGCCGACAAAGATGCCTGTTTCATGGAGCACGAACTCCACCCCGAGACCATCGAGCAGATCGGAGTGCTGGTGGAATATTTCAGGAACGGCACCGGTTCTTCTGACGCACGCGAGCGCTTTTCCGCATTCTGCAAGAAGTTCCATTTTGAGAGACGCCAACGGTGA
- a CDS encoding MarR family winged helix-turn-helix transcriptional regulator: protein MITMDTIEELNEELVEFFDRFASWETSVIQSSPLTVSEAHAIEIIGHYGRMKMKDLAEHLGVTTGTTTVTVDRLEKGGYARRTPSEKDRRSYIIELTPRGEEAFLDHHRHHLHLAGEIASALNEVETEVFISALKKINRLM, encoded by the coding sequence ATGATCACCATGGACACCATCGAAGAACTCAATGAAGAACTCGTGGAATTTTTCGACCGCTTTGCATCATGGGAGACCTCGGTCATCCAGTCAAGCCCCCTGACCGTCTCGGAGGCGCACGCGATCGAGATCATCGGCCACTACGGCCGGATGAAGATGAAAGACCTTGCCGAACACCTCGGCGTCACCACCGGCACGACCACGGTCACCGTCGACCGGTTGGAGAAGGGCGGGTATGCCAGGCGGACGCCCTCTGAGAAGGACCGGCGCTCGTACATCATCGAACTCACCCCCAGGGGCGAGGAGGCCTTCCTCGATCACCACCGCCACCACCTCCACCTGGCAGGCGAGATCGCCTCGGCCCTCAACGAAGTGGAGACCGAGGTCTTCATCTCGGCGCTCAAAAAGATCAACCGACTGATGTGA